A segment of the Bacillus pseudomycoides genome:
GTATTTGTACATTATAGTGGAAATCATTCCAATACTGAAAACAGTGCCCCTATAACGGCGTCTTCACAATTTAATGTTGCTTCCGCTAGAAAGAGTTACTTAGGCTTAGCAATTGCTTATGCACTATATGAAGGGAAGATAAAGCATCTTGATGATTATGCAGCAAATTATTTTAAAGATTATGATGAGAATTTGCTTGGTAAGACAACCTTAAGACATTTAGTAACGCATTCACATGGTTTAAATGAAAAAGAAGACGGAACAATTTATCGAGAATTTGAACCTGGACAAGGGTGGGCATACAGGGATATTAACGTACGTATGATGACACACCTTATTTATCAGCTATACGATAAACATTTTCCCGCGTTATTAAAAGAACGTATCTTCATACCTGCAGGATTTAAAGAAACCGGGTGGAGAAAGCAGCATCATGAGAATTTGGTAAAGGTAATAGTAAATCCTCATGAAGAAGCGATATGTAGTACTGGAATATTAGATGATGGAACAGAAAAGAATCTTTTTGTTTCTGCTAGAGAATTCGCCTATTGGGGAAATCTTCATTTAAATGAAGGATTTATAAATGGAAAACAAATTGTACCGAAAGAGGTCATTAAAATTGCAACAAGTCTTCAAAGCCCAAAATATGAAAACATGGACCTACCACAAAACGGATGTTTTTGGTTCGTTCAAAACACACCCGCTTTACAAAGCGAACTTGGGGAAAGAGTACCTAAAGGCTCATATCAAATATTAGGCATTACAGGACCAACTATTTTAGTTATTCCCGAATATAATGTTGTCGTTGCCAAAATGTATAATAAAAGATATAACTATGGAGGAGACAACTATCTGTATTATTTACGAGAATTTAGCAATTTAGTCGCTGATACATTCTCGAAATCATTTTTTACATACCAGTAAAAATATTTAAATTAGGGTATAACTACTTTTATAAAGAAAAGGAGTGAGCCCTTATGAAAAAGCAAACGAATAGAAGTAAAAAACAAAACATCAAAGACACGAACACCGAGCAAAATGCTATATATAGTGATCCAAAAGATGCCGCAAATATGCAAACTGTTCCCCAGCCGAAAGATTATGAGGAAATCGAATATTAATTTTTTCTCTTTATAAGACTTTTTTATGAAAGAAAAATACATCTTAAGCCCCATAAAAATAAAGGTCGCATTTGATATTATATGTATATAAGCATTTGAAAATGTCTTATCTTAACACAGCTTTTTACAATAAACCCGTATATAATAATCTAATAAACAAAAAGATGCTTCTTAAAGAAGCGTCTTTTTGTTTATTAAATACAAGATACTAATTTCCAGTTTTAAAATAGTATCTTGTATTTAATCGCGGATATACTAAATCGTGATAAACAATATCATGATAAGAGAGGGACAGTTCGCGTGAAACAAACATCTATAAATCCATGGCTTATTGTCCTAGGCACAATTATTGTGCAAATTGGTCTTGGAACGATTTATACATGGAGTTTATTTAATCAACCTTTAGTAAGTAAATTTGGCTGGGAACTTCATGCTGTGGCTATTACTTTCTCAATTACCAGCTTTTCTTTATCATTTTCAACTTTATTTGCAGGTAAATTACAACGAAAGATGGGACTTCGTAAACTTATCGCAACCGCAGGAATTGTTCTTGGAATTGGATTAATACTTAGCTCACAAGTTTCCTCATTACCACTTCTTTATTTACTAGCTGGTGTCGTGGTAGGTTATGCAGATGGTACAGCCTATATCACATCATTATCAAATTTAATTAAATGGTTTCCAAATCGTAAAGGTCTCATTTCTGGTATATCAGTCTCAGCATACGGAATGGGAAGCTTAATTTTTAAATATGTGAATGGAAGGCTAATTGATACAGTTGGTGTATCGGAAGCTTTTTTATATTGGGGTATAATTGTTTTGATTTTAGTGGTTGCGGGATCTTACTTCTTACGTGAAGCTGCTACGAATGAAACAGTATCTGAAACTTTAAGTGATGATTATTCAACGAAAGAAATGTTACGCACAAAACAAGTTTATTTATTGTTTTTTATGTTATTTACATCATGTATGAGTGGTCTCTATTTAATCGGTATGGTAAAAGATATCGGAGTTCAACTCGTAGGACTTAGTGCAGCAACCGCAGCTAATGCCGTTGCAATGATTGCGATTTTTAATACTGTTGGCCGAATTATTCTTGGGACATTATCAGATAAAATAGGTCGATTGAAAATTGTCTCAGCAACTTTTATTGTAATCGGTTTATCTGTTTTTACACTGAGTTTTATGAATTTAAACTATGCTATTTATTTTACTTGTGTTGCAAGTGTTGCTTTTTGTTTCGGAGGAAATATTACCATATTTCCAGCAATTGTGGGTGATTTCTTCGGTTTAAAAAATCATAGTACAAATTATGGAATTGTATATCAAGGTTTTGGCTTTGGCGCACTCGCAGGTTCATTTATTGGAGCGCTATTAGGTGGATTTCAGCCAACTTTTATTACAATCGGTATACTATGTATTGTATCCTTTATTATCTCCATTTTCATTCGACCACCGAGCAAGGAGAAAAAGAAAGAAACACAAAAGTTATACCGAAAAACAGCTTAACATTTTGCATGTGTTCTGTATAGAAAAGAGCCCTAAATGAATACTAGGGCTCTTTTGAGAAGGAATTAAATTTTTTATTTCCAGTTATTTTATAAATAATGTAGTTCACCCCAAAGTATGTTACACCAAATAATAACAAAAACAATGGAAATAAAATAAGAGCTAGTAAACAACCTCCAATATCCCCATTAAAATTCACATCTGCATTTGAAAAATTCCAGTCCTTAACTTTGCTGATAATATGCCCTAGAATATAGGAAAGCACAAAGAAAATTATAAAAGCCAAAGCAAGGAATACGGTAAACTCTCCACGAGATATTGAATCCACTATGTAACAACCAACCCCCACAAATGCAAATAAAATTCCTAAAATAAATAATGCTTTAAAAACCTTTTTAATAGTAACCCAACATTGAATGAAGAACTGTCTAAACGTTCTCCGGTCATGTCGTTTCTTTTTACGCCTTTTCTTTTTATGTGGTTTCATTTCATCATTCACAATCATTATTTTTCTATTAGTATATATTTAAATAAAAATAAAGGATAGTCTTAACATTCCACATAATAGTATTTTGGATTTAATAACAAGGGATACCTTGTTATATAGAGAATTGTATATTAGAAATTAACAAAGGAGGTTCCTATGAAAAAAGTAACGGTAACATACGTACTACTTTATGATGAGTTTCAAGAAAAAGTATTGATGGTTAAAAATACAGGTTCAAATACTTCTTACTTCACTTTACCTGGTGGTGCAGTCGAGTTTGGAGAAACACTAGAAGAAGCAGCAATTCGCGAAGTAAAAGAAGAGACAGGGTTAGATATAGAGGTAGATGGAGTTTTTTCAATAAGCGAAGCGTTTTTTGAAGAAAAAGATCACCATGCTATTTTTATTAACTTTCTTGGGAAAATTACAGGTGGAGAAATACATATATCACGGCCCGACGAGATCGAGGAAATTACATGGATGAAGTTACAAACTGCAGAAACATATTTACGACTTCCTGAACAAGTTAAAGGTCTATTGCAAAGAAAAGAAACTGTACCATATATTTTTAATGGGACAATTATTCACAAGTAATAAAGCTAATATTTTAAGTTGAAACAAATATAAGGGGAAAGATACTTGATAACCAAGAAAATCCCATGAAAAGATATTAGAGTACTTGATTCAAAGTATTGATGAAATAAAAAACAAATCGTGACCTTTTAATTATTATGTACAGGAAAATAGAGAATTAGGAGGAGAACTATGCAAGTATATAACAAAATATTTACAAACGAAAAACTTGAGGAACTTATTCTGAATGAAAGTGGAGAAATACTAGAAAATTTGAATAACAAAGAACTGTTTATTAGTAGTTTCATTGATTATTTTACAAAAGAATACGGGAATTCGGAATATAATTACGTTGAGCTATTTGATATTGACAGTCCAGACTATATTAAAATTGAATTAATAGATAACAAAATGTTTGTTACTGCTTCTTTATTTGTAGGATTATCTATATGGTTGGATAAAAAGCGTTAGAAAAAGTAACAGCTACTATAGAGGGTGTTTATTCGTTCATAATACTTGATAAAGACGGCAACATTATTACCTTAGATGAAAAGTTACATTTACATAAGAGTTCTTTTGCTATTACCAATTTTAAAGTAGAAAACTACAAAGTATCGATCAATATTTTGATGACTATACGATTATATAAGTAATGGTTGCTTTGCATTATCAGATAATAAAGAATATCAAAATTAGAAATGTCTTATATAATTTCTTGTCGTTATTACAAACAAATAATACGTAAAAACAAATGAAAAAGGGGATTACAACGATGGATTATACCGAGCTACTTAAGCAAGTAATTAATGGAGATTGGAAATCAAATCAAAAAGGTTTTGTTGCTTATACTCCTGAAAAAACCATTGAATATTTTGAAGATATATCAAATGAAAAAGATATATTGTTAGCGGATTTTAGATATGTTGAGGATTTATTTTTTGAGGCCTGTTCTAAAGTCATAGAAAAATTTTCTCATTCCGAAAATAATAAAGATGTGTTTGTACTCGCATTGTATGTTGATACTGAGGGAGGCTATTGCGGTATATCAATAAATACAGAACATGCATACCGAAAGATAGTTGATAAATGGTATTCTGATGAATCAGAAGAAGAGCTTAATAGCTTATATGGTGTTCGGTACCATGATTCATCATTTCCGTTTACCTTTTTCAATGAATTAATCACTCCACAATTAGAAGAAATCACAAACGCATACTATTGTATAAATACGGAGCATACAATACTTGATGTCGAAAGAAAGATAGCATTTCATAAATCGTTTTTTGAAGAGCAGCTAGTTTTAATAGGAATCAATGTAATGAATAGACTTAAAAACACATTTTCGTTGTTGGATACAACAGAAGATTTCTTTGCTTATGTAACTCTACATGATGTTGGTGCTGAAGTTTACGAATTGTTAATTAAAAAAACGGTTCCTTACTCATTGTTCAACAAGCTATTTACAGAAAATAAATGAAACTAACATAAAAATAAAAAAGTCCTTCGAGTGGTAATTATTTAAAGAAGGAGATTAAATTAATAGATCATCAATTTGGTTAAAAATATATTTGCAGAAAATAAAAAATTGAGTTAGTTAGAAGGGAAAGGGATTACAATAACCACTGATTCTGTGGATTTATATATTGTCTCTATTCCTTTAAAGATAAAAAAATACAGCAGACTTACTAGCTATTATTAAACTCCATTTTCATCAAACTCTTACAAATTTGTAATGTTTATGTCATCTTTTTGAATGGTGCCCCAAACTACTTCTTTTATATACTTAAATAAATCTACCAAAAGAGAGGAGAAAAGAAAATGCACGAAGTAATTGGGGAGGTAGTTGTTGGTCTTTGTGAATTCGTTTTTGAGGTATTTGCTTACTGGAATACAAATGAGGAGAAAAAGGAGTAACTCCAGCCATACATAGAACTTTTATAAAACAAACAGCATATCATTAAAACAGATGGTGTTCACGAATAATAAAGAGGGAAATAAAGATGGTATGATGGAAGCTCATACCATCTTTTTTCATTTCATGTATAATTTTAAAATGGTATATTCCGATATTTATCTAATTAAAATAAAGTTAATAATTAGTAAAAAAGAAGGTGAGGGAGAAGGATGGATAAGTTATTACAAGAGATCGTAAATTGGATTAGTACGACTGATAAACGAATCGTAATTGGTATTTCAGGACATGGTGCCGCTGGAAAAACTACATTTGCCAATAAGCTCATAACCCTATTGATGCAAGATGAAGTTAATTACATTAATACAGATCCGTATATTGTTAGCTCGAACATTCGCAAGCATGCAGTTATTAACTATACATATCAAAACGTAAATCATCATTATAAAATGACTGCTTGTCATCCAGCGGCGCACCATTTAGCTACTTTAGAAAGAGATGTACAGATGGTTAGGGCTGGATTAGATTTTTATACAATAGATACTCATTATATGAAAAGCGAGTTAATTTCTTCAAAAAAGAAAGCGACGATTGTGGAAGGAATGAGTGTCGCATTTATTAATCCGGATTTATTAGATTTAAAAATTTACTTTTATACAGATGGTCAAACGGAATTAATGAGAAGGTCCAGCCGTGATACTGTTGAAAGGGGAATGGATATTCAATATTTAAGGCAGTCTCATGAGGAACGTCGAATTCAGTACGAAGTGTTTATGCATCCTTACAGTCAGCATTTTGATATTGTTATCAAAAATTCCGATGAAGCAACTTGCCTAGAAAAAAGTGCATTTGTATTTTAAGAAGTATAAATGCAAATAATCTATGAAATCTATTTTCTATGATAGATTTAGATTTTTAAACAACTTTAAAAGCCTTCTGTCATTCAAATATACAGAAGGCCTTTTTATTTCTGGTGGTGCACTTTTTGTTTTATTTAATTCGTGAAGGACTAATATGCTCTAACCAGAGTATACCATCATAATGTTGATTAGGAATCATATATTCAGGCCATATTCCCCAATATTGTCCTATAATCTGTGAGTACATCCAGGACGTTTCAGGACGATTCTTCTCATCTTTTAAATTTACAAATACTTGCGGATGTTGAGCAGATCTCAAAATTTCTTCAATACTATTTGCCTGATGTTTATCAATTACATATTCAATCTTTTCGTTCTGGTCATCTAAACTACTTCCACTATATGCATATAATCCTACGGAATACATTTGATCTTTCAAGTACTTCGGTAAAACATCAATCATATTAGGATATTTTTTGGTATACGGAAAACCCATAATCATTTTAGAATTATGTTTTCTTATATGGTAATTATGCCCCCATACAATTATTTTTTTATTCTTAAACTGCATTTCACTTAACCATGCTAAATTTTGTCCCATTTTTTGATCACGAGAATAAAATGTATAATCCATAGCAGGTTTTTCTTTCACTTCATATGAAATATGTGTTTTGAGTGTATCAATTCGAATATTAATTGTTTTTTCTAGAAGGTTTACATCATAGGATGCATTAGAAACTACTTGTTGTAATTCTTTTTTATGTTGTTGGATAAATTCTTTTACTCTTTCATATTTACTTAAAAGAGGTTTCTGCATTGTTTGAAATTCTTCATAAGTAGAAACGGAACGGTATTTCACAATTTCTTTTTCTGCTTCTACGAGTAGTTTCCCTATTTCAGGATTCAATTTGCTAATCCATTCATTTGCAAATTTTGCAAATGTAGCAGTTGAATCATTCCATGGGATATTTATATCGAATCCCGTTAAAATAAGAGGCGTTCCTTTTTCTTTTTGTTCTTTTATGTATTGAAATAATTCTTCCAAATCTTCTGTATGCCATACTCCAGAAATAGCTTTCTTCATAGCTTGTTCAGCTGTTAAATCATCTATATTTTGATACACAGCATTCGCTTCCGCAAAGCCTGATTCAAATGCAATCACATCATAACCCATTTCTTCATGCAAATACTTAATCATTCGAACCTTAGATTGATTCATTTCGGTTGAACCATGAGTAGATTCACCTAATAAGACAATACGTTTGTCTTGTAAGGTTTTCTTTAAAAATGATAAATCCTCATTAGAACTAGCAGTAGTTGGTTCCTGTAATTTAACTGCATGTTCACCAACCCATTTATGCCATTTTTGTTGATCCGCAGGTAATTCTTCAGCAGATGCCATTGTCGAAAACGTTGTTAATGCGAATAAAGTAGTTACGAAACCTTTTTTCCATTTCGAAAACACACATATCCCTCCTAAATTGTTATAAACTTTTTCACATAAATCTAATCATCTATGATTCATTTAAACAAAATGGATACAATTAGATTTATACATCTATACTAAAGGATATAATTTATACAAATCAAGAAGAAAAAGGAAATAATTCTGTTAAATTTAAAAATTCTACAAATTAAAAAGATGTAAAAATAATTCTCAGAAGAGAACCCGAGGGAATATGCTATATAGTTACTACAAAAATAGAGCAGATAGCAGCGGAAAGAAGGGAGGATATGAAGATCTACAGTGGATAAAAATTTCACCTTCAATTTCGATAGATAAAACAGACGGAACATTTGTTCTTTTATATAATATAGAAGAAAATGCGCACTTAATTTATATCTATTGAAAGGAGAGAATCAAAATGGTTGACAGGAGCAGAAAGAGGTCTAAATGAAATACCATGCATGATACTTAAAAACAAAACAATATATACTGAATATAAAAATTCAATGCAACAAGCGATTGGAAAATTGAATAGAAGATACCGAATTTATTAGCTTTACAATTAATAAGTTTAATTTTCTGTGAATTTGGTTTATCATAAAAATAACAATTTTTAATAAGAGATGTCAAATTTGGAAACAAATATTTATTTTATTCGACATGCACATTCTCCATTTATTTTCGGACAAGAACGAGAACGACCACTTTCTGAAGAAGGGAGAAAGGCTGCAACAAAACTTGTAAACGCATTACAGGATATCTCTTTTGATACGGTATTATCCAGCCCTTATACACGTTCTTTGCAAACATTAAAAGGGTTAATTGAACCCTCTAAGATCATTGTTAAAGAAAATTTAAGGGAAAGAACACTTAAAGGGAATTATAAATTACCGGAAAATGCAATTGAACTTGCAATAAAAAAATCATTCGAAGATTTAGATTTTTGTTTAGAAGGAGGAGAAACTGTTAGAGAAGTGCAATATAGATCACTACCGATCATATTTAAAATTATTGAAAATCCAGCTTTTACAAATGTAGCTATCGGTACCCACGGTAATATTATGGCTTGTATAATAAATTATTTTAATAATTCGTTTGGATACGATTTTTGGAACTCTACAGAAAAACCAGATATCTATAAATTAACATTTAATGGTTATTATTTAATTTCTGTTACAAAAATAAAATTTTAGATTCTGATAGTATTTTATCTTTCTATATTATTAAATTAGTGTCATTGTAATACATCGAGAGTTGGAATAACTGCAAATGAATACATAGTAGCATTGGTTATAAAATATCCCAAGTAATAATTGCTAATTTTATATTCTCAAGGGGGATTTATATGTATAAACAAACTTTATGTTTTATCAAAAAAAACAATGAATTACTTATGCTAAACCGTGAAAGCTCTCCTTTAAAAGGGTTATGGAATGGGGTAGGAGGAAAAGTAGAAAATGGAGAGACTCCTTTGGAATGTATAATTCGAGAAATAAAAGAAGAGACCGGTATTACTCTAGATACAGTCGAATATAAAGGGATTATTACATGGAACGTTGATAATTCGTACTCAGGTGGTTTATTTGTTTTTATTGCTGAAGTATCTGATACATATTTATATAATACTCCTAAAAAAACAGAAGAAGGTATTCTAGACTGGAAAAAGATTTCTTGGACTATAGATAATAAGAACTTAGGAGTTGGTGAGATGATACCAGCATACTTACCAATCTTGCTAAACGATCAAAACAAATACGAGCATGCATGCATAATCTCTAATGGTAAATTAGTTGGATACACATATAAAGAGTTAGATTCTACTTTGTTAACCGTGTGAATATCTATTTTTAAATAAACAAAAACCTGAGTATTAAGTTGGTATATTTATGTCACTCTACAAGGAAGGGGGATTCTAACGAATAAAATAATTTACTTCCTTTTACAGTTAACATAATATATATTATCAGAAGTTATATAAGAGAAAGGTTTTCATATCTCTAAAAGCAAGTAAACTATACAAATTGAGATGGAAGAGAAATATTTAGTGAGATTTTCGCTATATGTTATTTATGCTCATTTTAGAATTAAATTCGCTAAGATTTCACGCAGCAATTTTTTGAATCAAAAATCTCAAAGATTAAATTTTACAATGCCAGCTATAAATTTTGATTGAATTTATTTCAATGAACGATTTTTACTTATATAAATCCTTATAAGTTTACGTATGTTAATTGAAGCATTTATACGTGTTATAATCTCTAATCACATCCCGTTTATTGAATATACTTAAAATTTAGCGCTACATCATTTTTATATCACTTGCTATAATTTTCATGTTAGTTAACATAATTCGTATATTAAAAATCTCCTACTTTTTAGGAAGATTTTTTAATATACGATCTGAATTGCTTGTTGTGTTGCTTCTGGCAATGTATACTGCTGCATCATTTTTTCTATTTTTGCTAAATTAATAACATTACTCCGCTCTATCTTATACGAATCAATGCCCAATGCTTCAAATTCTTTATGATAATCCAATTTCTGGTCAAAATACTTCTCGATTGTAGAGTAATGAATTAACTGCAGTTCATATAGACAAATTAATATTGTTTTAAAAAGCGCCTGAAAACGACGCATACAAAGAAATATTTTATGTAATGTTGTTTCCGCATTATTTTCAAAACTATTATAAAAAGTAATTAATTCATGCTGATCGATTAAGAGTAATGAAGCAAAATAATCGGCTTTTCTTTCAGTGTGACTTTTTTCAAGGCCTGCAGTATCTGTAGAACGAATAAAACCACCCAAAGACTGATCTTGAATCGGTGCTTCAATCAAAAAATGTTACGTCGCAATATATTTTTTAGCGCCTTCAATCATTGTCCAGCCTTTTGGATGGTAATGTTACAAATATTTTCTCATTAAATTTTCTATTTCTAATTTAATTATTTTATTTTCCTCAATAATTTGTGGGAGATCTACAAACTGAATTT
Coding sequences within it:
- a CDS encoding serine hydrolase; amino-acid sequence: MHTYQKLVSWVEDIKERNHSSAAALFIMKDNEVVFVHYSGNHSNTENSAPITASSQFNVASARKSYLGLAIAYALYEGKIKHLDDYAANYFKDYDENLLGKTTLRHLVTHSHGLNEKEDGTIYREFEPGQGWAYRDINVRMMTHLIYQLYDKHFPALLKERIFIPAGFKETGWRKQHHENLVKVIVNPHEEAICSTGILDDGTEKNLFVSAREFAYWGNLHLNEGFINGKQIVPKEVIKIATSLQSPKYENMDLPQNGCFWFVQNTPALQSELGERVPKGSYQILGITGPTILVIPEYNVVVAKMYNKRYNYGGDNYLYYLREFSNLVADTFSKSFFTYQ
- a CDS encoding uridine kinase codes for the protein MDKLLQEIVNWISTTDKRIVIGISGHGAAGKTTFANKLITLLMQDEVNYINTDPYIVSSNIRKHAVINYTYQNVNHHYKMTACHPAAHHLATLERDVQMVRAGLDFYTIDTHYMKSELISSKKKATIVEGMSVAFINPDLLDLKIYFYTDGQTELMRRSSRDTVERGMDIQYLRQSHEERRIQYEVFMHPYSQHFDIVIKNSDEATCLEKSAFVF
- a CDS encoding erythromycin esterase family protein, whose protein sequence is MFSKWKKGFVTTLFALTTFSTMASAEELPADQQKWHKWVGEHAVKLQEPTTASSNEDLSFLKKTLQDKRIVLLGESTHGSTEMNQSKVRMIKYLHEEMGYDVIAFESGFAEANAVYQNIDDLTAEQAMKKAISGVWHTEDLEELFQYIKEQKEKGTPLILTGFDINIPWNDSTATFAKFANEWISKLNPEIGKLLVEAEKEIVKYRSVSTYEEFQTMQKPLLSKYERVKEFIQQHKKELQQVVSNASYDVNLLEKTINIRIDTLKTHISYEVKEKPAMDYTFYSRDQKMGQNLAWLSEMQFKNKKIIVWGHNYHIRKHNSKMIMGFPYTKKYPNMIDVLPKYLKDQMYSVGLYAYSGSSLDDQNEKIEYVIDKHQANSIEEILRSAQHPQVFVNLKDEKNRPETSWMYSQIIGQYWGIWPEYMIPNQHYDGILWLEHISPSRIK
- a CDS encoding OFA family MFS transporter, coding for MKQTSINPWLIVLGTIIVQIGLGTIYTWSLFNQPLVSKFGWELHAVAITFSITSFSLSFSTLFAGKLQRKMGLRKLIATAGIVLGIGLILSSQVSSLPLLYLLAGVVVGYADGTAYITSLSNLIKWFPNRKGLISGISVSAYGMGSLIFKYVNGRLIDTVGVSEAFLYWGIIVLILVVAGSYFLREAATNETVSETLSDDYSTKEMLRTKQVYLLFFMLFTSCMSGLYLIGMVKDIGVQLVGLSAATAANAVAMIAIFNTVGRIILGTLSDKIGRLKIVSATFIVIGLSVFTLSFMNLNYAIYFTCVASVAFCFGGNITIFPAIVGDFFGLKNHSTNYGIVYQGFGFGALAGSFIGALLGGFQPTFITIGILCIVSFIISIFIRPPSKEKKKETQKLYRKTA
- a CDS encoding histidine phosphatase family protein: METNIYFIRHAHSPFIFGQERERPLSEEGRKAATKLVNALQDISFDTVLSSPYTRSLQTLKGLIEPSKIIVKENLRERTLKGNYKLPENAIELAIKKSFEDLDFCLEGGETVREVQYRSLPIIFKIIENPAFTNVAIGTHGNIMACIINYFNNSFGYDFWNSTEKPDIYKLTFNGYYLISVTKIKF
- a CDS encoding permease produces the protein MNDEMKPHKKKRRKKKRHDRRTFRQFFIQCWVTIKKVFKALFILGILFAFVGVGCYIVDSISRGEFTVFLALAFIIFFVLSYILGHIISKVKDWNFSNADVNFNGDIGGCLLALILFPLFLLLFGVTYFGVNYIIYKITGNKKFNSFSKEP
- a CDS encoding NUDIX hydrolase — its product is MKKVTVTYVLLYDEFQEKVLMVKNTGSNTSYFTLPGGAVEFGETLEEAAIREVKEETGLDIEVDGVFSISEAFFEEKDHHAIFINFLGKITGGEIHISRPDEIEEITWMKLQTAETYLRLPEQVKGLLQRKETVPYIFNGTIIHK
- a CDS encoding 8-oxo-dGTP diphosphatase: MYKQTLCFIKKNNELLMLNRESSPLKGLWNGVGGKVENGETPLECIIREIKEETGITLDTVEYKGIITWNVDNSYSGGLFVFIAEVSDTYLYNTPKKTEEGILDWKKISWTIDNKNLGVGEMIPAYLPILLNDQNKYEHACIISNGKLVGYTYKELDSTLLTV